Below is a genomic region from Tepidiforma bonchosmolovskayae.
GACCCGCACGATCTCCTGGACCTTCTGCTTGCGCGCCTCCGGGTTCAGCTCCTGCGCCTGCGCGTTCCAGAGCTGCTGCATCCGCCCCGCGAATGCCGCCGTGTCCGACTTCGGCGAATCCGGCCGCAGGTTCCCGAAGATCGCGCCGTAGCCCACCGGCACGTAGTGCGCCAGCGCGTTGTAGTCCGGGATCGTCTGGAGCGAAAGCTCCCACGCGATGAACAGGTCCCACGGCTTCGGTGCCTTCTCGGCGAAGCCGGCCACCGCCCGCGCCACGTAGGTCGCAGGGTCGACCACCTCCACCTCCACCTTCACGCCGAGGTTCTGCTCCAGCTGCTTCTTCACGAACTCGGTGGCCGTCGCGAAGATCGGGATCGCCTGCATCGTCACCATCTTGATCGTCGGGAACGTCTGCGACCCGCTCGCCTCCTGCCACAGCTTCTTCGCATCCCCCGGGTTGAACGCCTGGAGCTTCTTCAGCTCCTCCTGCGAAAGGCCGTACCCCTCCTTCGCGAACTCCGAGGCCGTCGGCCCGCCGTACAGCCCCTCGCCCAGGTAGAGATTCTTGATGAACGCATCCCGGTCGATCGCCATCCAGACGGCCTGGCGGAGCCGTTTGTCCGTCCACTTGAAGTTGTCGAACTGCATGACCAGGTGGCCGTTCGCCGGCCCCTTCGCCACCTTGATCCCTTTCTCCCGCCCCAGCTCATCGGCCACCAGTTTGTCGATGTTCACGACCGTCAGGACGTCCAGCTCGCCCGCGAGGAACTTCGCCTTGATCGTCGCCGGGTCCGGGATGATCGACTCCTCCCAGGCGTCGATGTACGGCCCTTCCTTCACGTAGGTCGGCGAGGGCGGGTCGTGCTGGAAGTAGTTCGGATTCCGCTCGTAGCGCGTCCCCGTCGGCTCGCGCTTCACCATCCGGTACGGCCCGCTCCCGGCGTTCATCACCTTCATCAGGTCGCCGCCGTTCGCCTCCACCACCTCCTTCGCCACCACCGCGAAGGCGCTCGACCCCAGCGAAATCACGTTCGAGGCGAACGGGTTCTTCTGCTTGATGACGACCGTGTACTTGTCCGGGGTCTCGATCTTGTCGATCCAGCCCCACTGGATCTGGTTCACCTGCGAACCCTTCGTCAGGGCCACCGGGAAGCGCGTGTACGAGTAAGCGATGTCCTCGGCCGTCAGCTCCCGGCCGTTCGCGACGTCCGCCTGGAACTTCACCCCCTGGCGGATCTTCACCCGCAGCGTCAGCGGGTCC
It encodes:
- a CDS encoding ABC transporter substrate-binding protein, which produces MESTYWRRYWRARIRRRAFLAGTGMAALGAAGLSVGCGDDDDDTGGATATAPQGGATQPAGSPTPAPAGKRGGTMRIAKASPDTGLDPHIIVTNPIHPAKAYSHLWTYQASTKTVCYDLALEHEQVDPLTLRVKIRQGVKFQADVANGRELTAEDIAYSYTRFPVALTKGSQVNQIQWGWIDKIETPDKYTVVIKQKNPFASNVISLGSSAFAVVAKEVVEANGGDLMKVMNAGSGPYRMVKREPTGTRYERNPNYFQHDPPSPTYVKEGPYIDAWEESIIPDPATIKAKFLAGELDVLTVVNIDKLVADELGREKGIKVAKGPANGHLVMQFDNFKWTDKRLRQAVWMAIDRDAFIKNLYLGEGLYGGPTASEFAKEGYGLSQEELKKLQAFNPGDAKKLWQEASGSQTFPTIKMVTMQAIPIFATATEFVKKQLEQNLGVKVEVEVVDPATYVARAVAGFAEKAPKPWDLFIAWELSLQTIPDYNALAHYVPVGYGAIFGNLRPDSPKSDTAAFAGRMQQLWNAQAQELNPEARKQKVQEIVRVIHQEYGPAIPLPVPEFQYAAFRDRVKNYPEKDFMYANAGTGPFRVQDIWLDA